A region of the Spartobacteria bacterium genome:
GATGCGTTAGTAGCGCACGTCCGGATCTGTGCCGGAGGCTGTACGTTGTGCTTGTGCAATGATATGCGCAACAACATAATACAGGCTTTACGGCGACGTCAGATACAATGTTCGGACAATTAATGGAGTTTACACATGAATCAATCTTTGCACACTGACTTTGCTCCCGCACCCTACGCCACCGAGGATGATCTGGCTCGGCAGATTTCTGAAATAGAAGCCATCAGGTCACTGCGGCAGCTGTATGACGCAGTAGACGACTGTATCTTGATTCTTAATTCCTGTCGACAGATTATATTTGCCAACGCCGCGACATTGAAGCTTCTTCAGCTGGAACGTCGTGAACAGATTTACGGAAAACGTCCGGGGGACGTCGTGGACTGTATGTACGCGTCAGAATCGGAAGGCGGCTGCGGGACGACGACACATTGCTCTCAGTGCGGTGCCGTTTTATCCATTCTAACCAGCCAGCAAACAAATGAGAAATCCGTTTTGGATTGTCATATTCTGAACAGAAACGGTGATGCAATTACATTGCGAGTCGCATCATCACCTTTAGTCATCGGTGATGAATCGGCTACCATCATGGTTTTGCAAGATGTCAGCGATGTTCATCGCCGCCGCAGTCTGGAACGGATTTTCTTTCATGATATCCTCAATGATGCGGGTGGTATTCGCGGATTGTCGGAAATATTGCCCTATGCGGAAAAGGATGAAGTTAATGAGCTCAGTCAGCTCATACACATGTCGTCCAATGTGATGGTTCAGGAAATTGAGTCCCAGCGCGAATTGCTTTCCATCGAAAACGGAGAATATGAGACCAAGAACGAAATAACCAATGTTGCTGCCGTGCTGAGCAGTGTGCAGAGTGCCTATATCAAGCATCCGGTTATCAGAGACCGTCATTTGATTGTTGAGAAGGGCGATACCACCATCACGATGAATACCAATCCCTCTTTGCTGCATCGTGTTCTCGGTAACATGGTAAAAAATGCGCTGGAGGCCAGCAGCGAGGGACAGACCGTCACGTTGAACTATGAAATCATAGACGATCATATTCGTTTTGCCGTGCACAACCCCAATGTTATGCCTAATGAAATAAAACTGCAAATCTTCCAGCGTGCGTTCTCCACCAAAGGGCAGAATCGGGGGCTGGGTACTTACAGTATGAAGCTCATCAGTGAGCGCTATCTCGGTGGTATTGTCTCTTTTTCATCCGAGCTCGGGGAAGGGACGGTTTTCTATGCGGAATATCCGTTCGATAAACAGAGTATCACATGTAGCGCCGCAGGGAAAAATATCCCGTTAAATCATTCATTTGCAAAAATTTATCCTCATGAATTTATCATCATTGAAGATGATGTCATCAGTACCACCATTGCAAAAAGGATGTTGGGGCATCTGGGCTATGATCAGATCTATGGAACGGAGCGTCCCGAATGCGCGGTTGCGTTATTGGCCGATAAAAAGTGCGACGTAATTCTTATGGATGTGCAGATGCCGGATATGGACGGCATAACGTTGACGCGGGCGATACGTGAGAAGGCAGCGATACGTCAGCCGCTCATTGTGGGTATAACGGCAGTAAAGGCTTTTGGATTCGAAAAGCAGTGCCGCGATGCCGGCATGGATGCATTCATAGAAAAACCCTACACGTTACATCAGCTTGCCTGCGCTATAGCCGGAAAATGAGGTAACCAAAAAAGTTCCAATCATTGGAACTTTTGAGCGAGGCGTTTTTTCGCGTTTAGGTATTGCGGTTAGTGACCTGCCGGTCACGGCTTGGACAATCGATGTCCAGTATCTGGCCCATGTGGGTAAGGCGGAGAACACGACGGCCC
Encoded here:
- a CDS encoding response regulator, with the protein product MNQSLHTDFAPAPYATEDDLARQISEIEAIRSLRQLYDAVDDCILILNSCRQIIFANAATLKLLQLERREQIYGKRPGDVVDCMYASESEGGCGTTTHCSQCGAVLSILTSQQTNEKSVLDCHILNRNGDAITLRVASSPLVIGDESATIMVLQDVSDVHRRRSLERIFFHDILNDAGGIRGLSEILPYAEKDEVNELSQLIHMSSNVMVQEIESQRELLSIENGEYETKNEITNVAAVLSSVQSAYIKHPVIRDRHLIVEKGDTTITMNTNPSLLHRVLGNMVKNALEASSEGQTVTLNYEIIDDHIRFAVHNPNVMPNEIKLQIFQRAFSTKGQNRGLGTYSMKLISERYLGGIVSFSSELGEGTVFYAEYPFDKQSITCSAAGKNIPLNHSFAKIYPHEFIIIEDDVISTTIAKRMLGHLGYDQIYGTERPECAVALLADKKCDVILMDVQMPDMDGITLTRAIREKAAIRQPLIVGITAVKAFGFEKQCRDAGMDAFIEKPYTLHQLACAIAGK